In one Scomber japonicus isolate fScoJap1 chromosome 6, fScoJap1.pri, whole genome shotgun sequence genomic region, the following are encoded:
- the LOC128360727 gene encoding probable G-protein coupled receptor 149: MSTTYLSSPAPNQSHLSTATYEQTDPSEVERQIRLLLFGLCVTIAAATFVGGVYSLLSLLRMRRKTSLCLIVASMSVDDLLSVVPLSMFMLLQWERDGGGGSGSLCTLSGLLYVFQGVSSNMKACLIAAYTFYVTKRFGVLQSVRRPLRVMWAIAGVWAVSLAVSVLPLCGWGSFTPASLGCFPESDSLYILLLFSLYSLCFCGLLFFFIPLTYQLLCSREPQRTLLYPSYLEMARGLSRSTPLCDLQSFSRDSLNKSFGVYNELSPSSCGTGSELREKENSGLSPMSVSGRRTATVGDTPVVFAQKRFSMILAVVRVILWMPMMTLVLVRHAVNARSSSLETLSFFLTLLAPAVTPLFVLSERWIHMPCGCFINCKRDPMQEPSVMKRKFEFNLSFQQGYGVYKLSHATMSHHSPPMEKPAYHSLFNCDLPNTRLDALESGGLCSLGPSFDFSTTCPVDSSSHADLLLEAVAGGEALADCPSLPHENHGDDDDFRCVPSLTSHHREQDHNLTDTSSVFDGSERRLSHEECRKIELTDWEWCRSKSERTPRQRSSGLSIPLCAFQGTVSLQAPTGKTLSLSTYEVSSDGLKISPNNAKKVEVYRSKSVGHEPSADDPGSGGQTGDVNVSSVGMGMGMEIGMGIGAGVGDTNVKIHLEVLEICDNEEAMDSVSIISNISQSSTHARSPSLRYSRRENRFVSCDLGETASYSLLIPSSGNPETETINITIPDTVEAHRQNSRRQTHGSSGYREEIQLLNEAYRKQAGDSEE; this comes from the exons ATGTCCACGACGTACCTAAGCTCCCCGGCGCCCAATCAGAGCCACCTTTCTACGGCCACCTACGAGCAGACAGACCCCTCGGAGGTGGAGAGGCAAATTCGCCTGCTGCTTTTCGGCTTGTGCGTAACCATCGCAGCTGCTACCTTTGTCGGAGGGGTGTATTCGTTACTGTCTCTCCTCCGGATGAGGAGAAaaacctctctgtgtctcattgTGGCTTCCATGTCGGTGGACGACCTGCTCAGTGTGGTCCCTCTCTCCATGTTCATGCTTCTACAgtgggagagagatggaggtggaggGTCGGGCAGTCTATGCACTTTATCCGGACTTCTGTACGTGTTCCAGGGTGTTTCAAGCAATATGAAGGCCTGCCTGATAGCAGCCTACACTTTTTATGTCACAAAGAGATTTGGAGTGCTCCAGTCTGTCCGCCGGCCCTTGAGAGTGATGTGGGCCATAGCCGGTGTGTGGGCGGTCAGCCTGGCCGTTAGTGTGTTACCTTTGTGCGGATGGGGCAGCTTTACGCCGGCCTCTCTTGGGTGTTTCCCAGAGAGCGACAGTTTGTACAtcctgctgcttttctctttaTATTCCCTGTGTTTCTGCGGCTTGCTGTTCTTCTTTATCCCCCTCACCTATCAGCTGTTGTGCTCGAGAGAGCCCCAGAGGACTTTGCTGTACCCGAGCTATTTGGAGATGGCGAGGGGACTTAGTAGATCCACCCCTCTCTGTGATCTCCAGTCCTTCTCTCGGGACAGTCTGAACAAAAGTTTCGGTGTCTACAACGAGCTGAGCCCGAGTTCCTGCGGGACAGGGTCTGAGCTcagggagaaagagaacagCGGTCTGTCCCCAATGTCTGTCAGCGGACGGAGGACAGCAACTGTTGGGGACACACCAGTGGTTTTTGCACAAAAGCGCTTCTCCATGATATTGGCGGTTGTCCGAGTTATTTTATGGATGCCGATGATG ACTTTGGTGCTGGTGCGCCACGCAGTGAATGCACGCAGCTCATCCCTGGAGACTCTGAGCTTCTTTCTCACTTTGCTTGCCCCTGCGGTTACTCCGTTGTTCGTGCTGTCTGAGCGCTGGATTCACATGCCATGTGGCTGCTTCATCAACTGCAAACGGGATCCAATGCAGGAACCCTCAG tgatgaaaagaaaatttGAGTTCAACCTTTCCTTCCAACAAGGCTATGGAGTGTATAAGTTATCCCATGCCACCATGTCTCATCACAGTCCGCCCATGGAGAAGCCGGCCTATCACAGTCTCTTTAACTGTGACCTCCCTAACACCCGTCTCGATGCACTAGAGAGTGGTGGCCTCTGTAGCTTGGGGCCCAGTTTTGATTTCAGCACCACGTGTCCTGTGGACAGCTCTTCACATGCAGACCTTCTGTTGGAAGCTGTGGCTGGTGGAGAGGCCCTGGCTGATTGTCCCTCACTTCCCCATGAGAACCAtggagatgatgatgacttCCGCTGCGTCCCTTCCCTGACTTCTCATCACCGGGAGCAGGATCACAATCTCACCGACACGTCATCTGTGTTTGACGGGTCAGAGAGGAGGCTGTCGCACGAGGAGTGTCGAAAAATCGAGCTGACAGACTGGGAGTGGTGCAGGAGTAAATCAGAGAGAACACCAAGACAG CGGTCATCAGGTCTGTCAATCCCCTTGTGCGCCTTCCAGGGCACTGTATCTCTGCAAGCACCCACCGGAAagaccctctctctctccacctatGAGGTCAGCAGTGATGGACTCAAAATCTCCCCCAACAATGCAAAGAAG GTGGAAGTGTACCGTTCAAAATCAGTTGGCCACGAGCCTAGTGCAGATGACCCAGGATCAGGAGGCCAGACTGGAGATGTGAATGTCAGCAGTGTGGGAATGGGGATGGGGATGGAAATTGGAATGGGCATCGGAGCTGGTGTGGGGGACACCAACGTCAAAATCCACCTGGAGGTTCTGGAGATCTGTGACAACGAGGAGGCCATGGACAGTGTGTCCATCATCTCCAACATCAGCCAGTCCTCCACCCATGCCCGCTCGCCGTCGCTACGTTACTCACGAAGAGAAAACCGCTTTGTTTCTTGCGACCTGGGAGAAACAGCTTCTTACTCTCTGCTCATCCCCAGCAGTGGCAACCCAGAAACAGAGACCATTAACATCACTATACCTGACACTGTGGAAGCCCACCGGCAGAACAGCCGGCGACAAACGCATGGAAGCTCGGGATATCGTGAGGAGATACAGCTGCTTAATGAAGCCTACAGAAAGCAAGCTGGCGACAGTGAAGAGTGA